A genomic stretch from Mycobacterium paraterrae includes:
- a CDS encoding isocitrate lyase/PEP mutase family protein, whose protein sequence is MNSTHKAAHLSRLHIKGSPVVVFNAWDAGSAMALEQGGAAIIGTNIRLLAHAQGYADAHQMPEGLYYEITGRIAGSVGIPVSADLDSRCSDDDAYLACKVERLLAQGIVGITVGDRTGDGTGLCDIDLQVRRIAVIRQTADEASIPLFINARTDLFVQHRGGAKSAICEAFDRASAYAFAGASGFFVPGLQDKPLIAQLCAGVDLPVDVLAMKRTPSHAELADIGVARIDYGTVLYIEAMRSLVRTFSTLRDGTRANPL, encoded by the coding sequence GTGAATTCGACCCACAAAGCGGCTCATCTGAGCCGACTGCACATCAAGGGATCACCGGTCGTGGTGTTCAACGCGTGGGACGCCGGCAGCGCGATGGCCCTGGAACAGGGTGGCGCCGCGATCATCGGCACCAACATCAGGTTGCTCGCGCACGCGCAGGGCTACGCCGACGCGCACCAAATGCCGGAGGGGCTCTACTACGAGATCACCGGGCGCATCGCCGGATCTGTCGGTATTCCGGTAAGCGCGGACCTTGACAGCCGGTGCAGCGACGATGACGCATATTTGGCGTGTAAGGTCGAGCGTCTACTCGCGCAAGGGATCGTGGGCATCACCGTCGGTGACCGAACCGGTGATGGAACGGGATTGTGCGACATCGACCTACAGGTTCGTCGCATCGCGGTAATCCGGCAAACGGCCGACGAGGCCAGCATCCCGCTGTTCATCAATGCGCGCACGGATCTGTTCGTTCAGCACCGCGGTGGGGCCAAGTCGGCGATCTGCGAGGCCTTCGACCGCGCCAGTGCATACGCGTTCGCAGGGGCATCGGGATTTTTCGTCCCTGGCCTACAAGACAAGCCGCTGATCGCGCAGCTGTGCGCGGGGGTAGATCTCCCGGTCGACGTCTTAGCGATGAAGCGCACACCCTCGCACGCAGAACTCGCAGACATTGGAGTTGCCCGCATCGACTACGGAACAGTCCTCTACATCGAGGCGATGCGAAGCCTCGTCCGCACTTTCAGCACGCTACGCGACGGGACGCGCGCTAACCCGCTCTGA
- a CDS encoding DUF1272 domain-containing protein yields MGLHAECERCGRPLPNGSTEARICTFECTFCATCADGELGGVCPNCHGNLVLRPTRPTELLDKFPPEEPRTAQP; encoded by the coding sequence ATGGGTTTACACGCCGAGTGTGAGCGCTGTGGCCGCCCGTTGCCGAATGGTTCGACCGAGGCACGCATCTGCACGTTCGAATGCACTTTCTGCGCGACGTGCGCAGATGGTGAGCTCGGCGGAGTGTGCCCGAACTGCCATGGCAATCTCGTACTTCGGCCCACGCGCCCGACGGAACTCCTGGACAAATTTCCTCCCGAGGAGCCGCGAACCGCGCAGCCCTGA